GGCACCACAAAGTATTCTCCATCAAAGTCAAACAGCGGGAACACGTGGGCGGGCTGCTGTTCCTGGGTGCGGGCCTGGACCCAAACGTCATCGTTGAGCAAGGCCGCATCGGTGAGGGCAAGATCAAGATCTAAAAAATGGTGATAGACAAAGAGGCCCGCTTCTTCACCGGAGCCGTTGCGCCAGAGATATAGGTCATAGACTTCTTGGGGCAGCGCAAAGGGAAAAGATCGCAAGTGTGATTGAATTTCTGTCAGGGAGAGACCTGGCGCCAAGCTGCTGGCCTGTTGGGGAGCATGCTCGAGGAGCCAAGCGCGGATTTCTTCTAGGGCTGTGGTGAGGGAAGACATGGCGCGATCGCCCGGAGGGACTCTCAGATTATCTCCTGTTGGCAGGAGTTCGACCCAGGGCAAACCAAGAGAGATTTGCGCCAAGCAACCCAATCAATCCTTCATAGATTTTTCAAGGACCAACAGAATTAAGATTCAGAAAACTGAGAGGGCGATCGCTCAGAAATTTCATCCTGGTTTCATCGCGCAGTGCCATGCTGGCGACAAGGCCAACGGCGCTTGAGCAGTTGCTTTCGCTTCCCGTTGCGCCGAAAAACGTTGGTTATGGCTTGGTGTGACGCTCATGTCTGTGCATCGACGGCCCCTGATAGTTTCTAGCTGGGTCTTAGCAAGCTTGCTCGCGATCGGCGCTCCCCAAAGGGCGATCGCCCACGCGGGACACGGGAATGAATTTCAAAGCGCTCCAGCGGCTAGCTCCTCGGCGATCGCGGTGGATGAGACCACCGCTGAGCGCCTCGGCATCCAGATCGAAAGCGTAACTCGCCGTCCGATGCCGGTGGGGCTCCAGGCCACCGGCCAGGTGGAGACGCTGCCCAACGAAACCGTCAACGTGACCAACCCCGTCCAGGGCAGCGTGGTGCGACTGCTGGTGCAGCCCGGAGACACCGTGGTGGCGGGTCAGGGGCTGCTGGTGATGTCCAGCCCCGAACTGGCCGAGCTGCGAGTCAACTCTCTAGAAAAGCGGGCCGAGGCCGAGGCCGACGTGCGTCAAGCTGAAGCAGAAATGCGGCTGGCCGAGAATAATCTCGATCGCCAGCGC
This genomic stretch from Geitlerinema sp. PCC 7407 harbors:
- a CDS encoding SMI1/KNR4 family protein encodes the protein MSSLTTALEEIRAWLLEHAPQQASSLAPGLSLTEIQSHLRSFPFALPQEVYDLYLWRNGSGEEAGLFVYHHFLDLDLALTDAALLNDDVWVQARTQEQQPAHVFPLFDFDGEYFVVPVTETAVPAAPVFHVGCDDGALTRAFSSLTAMMQAIAASYQAGLYALDAEGYLHLTDPQKFSEIRRRYNPDTAPRLYAEGW